From the Luteolibacter arcticus genome, one window contains:
- a CDS encoding Calx-beta domain-containing protein, producing MKTRQILLLSAASLGIITAITLWPNSAPPIAVPVSQSAPSRPAKDASASTVAAATPEAGSPVEETAGEVSPDFGAWARETPPEPDFAKIEAFDGWVARWKTATPDERAAMAKEGAQLAAGRRPEFKALIASDPRLALEKAVPRVVRQDLPQEIVAQLESPVSSAGTLNVYQGRPADGMELRGDQLTVRYFETGGVSYKARVFGQLEHVTSRKDVPLQGVAVDREMAIAENAVRPLELGERIPAGTVVEETCPVSGETTEAVSTGEAVTDETPTVEVAGRVITLCNGSHVTVLEEEFRTWIQASGPGGAGFFVDNFPGTSSRAIGNLRCLYIRVTYPEQISAPNTEEEAHSDMRNTARYFLENSYGKMTTTTTVTSLVTLPHTMAWYKAKDSEVDGLGLIHNESRSEARKLGYDSNQYDCTIVRINGGPRLEGISWGGGSSVWITWGGMDVLNHECGHSLGRNHANYWTTTDGTAYGNGSNQEYGNSFDVMGGGGGFSAHYNTISKRALGWLPAEYVHTPKTNGVYRIHAYDQPQLEEGKRYALTVAKDSIRQYNIEFHPARGGLLADSALVLYSGMGSNAGHLLDTTPGSAGGKGDGGIAIGRTYSDLEADMHFTVLGKNASSPPSLDVAYFRGPFPGNNAPTLALNASATTIAAGGSVTFTATAADADGDALAYHWDFDDGATASNSAVVTRTFATAAQVTAMLTVSDLKGGTARRHMVINVGSHGKQTVTGAVTWNAQALQGVRVSNGTKYAFTDASGNYSLSGLNTGANTLTATLNGYTFTPSFTNPLGVVAGTNTANWTAGNSTFVTLAKTADPVEGGANGTFTLTRTGDTSADLIVRVSPTGGTAAKTTDYTFTPDHATDGSYRTFTIPAGQASLAVAVAAVNDTAQEGPETITLQLASTGEYLSNAGNSMVMTVGDNDTTLPQVAVVSNDPYATEASADAGSFTFTRTGSTAAALNVSVAWTGTATNGADVTTLPATVTIPSGQASYTLAVSPLNDSAIEIPETVIATVNTSAAYVRDGGLQTATVTLSDDDTPVVTVSLPDASASEAGPDSGLFLIHRTGSTAAALKVYYGVHGTALHGTDYGALNGEVIIPAGATSAPVVIAPYNDDLGEPAESVVLAVTTFNNGYSLGSAFQGTVTIADNADVPVISLRAGTVGAEGGSNPTVVFRAVGSGGGNVTVNYTVSGTATSGSDFTALSGSVSIPATGTNDVTVSIPVTNDTTAESTETVVVTITPNAAYKIYNSASAEAIIRDNDSGGDRVMVSTANQSPAESGATGQFYFSRTGTTGALTVNYAVSGTATNGTDYASLPGTVIIPDGATGMDLLLTPTDDAAVEGTETVTLTVLPGTGYGPDRPASATYLIADSESPAISVGFQAATVTVSEADAGGEYRNIPVTLSAASTDTVTVDYTANGGSAEGDDVDWAFVTPGNVPIPGGTLTFAPGVTSQNLRIRIKNDGVMEPVETATLELRAPRFASLSSGTAKQSLLIFDDAPSALVLEERWSGGTVYTNQSWSTNTPNYAGVLYSFTPGQDVADSYSRRLVGQIVAPVSGTYKFWIASDDASRLYLSTTSSAAQKAQIASVSGYTNFQAWDANASQASANITLTAGQSYYMEVQHQEGGGGDHVSVAWQGPNFTRTPITLATPQSTAPRFVRLASAATTRSEADGSEPLLMVLLDRPAGSTPVTVNYTVGGTATAGSDYTLAPGTLTFAAGEQVKTLPLSILADAIGESPEAIVVSLSNPSGAQLTSPSTHVITLRDTDVPTVEALFATATSAMSSGTVIGTSTATPASGRSITGWAIVAGNTGNAFAINASGQVSLVTPAALPNPGGVQLVVRAFDNAGSSGDGVVNVICNAPANKVVEQRWNGGSAYDSEDWTGTPAFTGTLANFTTGQNVADNYSRRLTGYLKPATTGDYTFWIAGDDDCRLYLSSNGSHSNKTEIASVDGWTNFQAWDSQAVQKSAVIPLVAGKVYWLEAHHKEGGGGDHVSVAWQGPGISRQAIPAGVMFPNVAGVNFENPPVPPSIALTSPANGAEFDSGDAVTLDAAVAGGSLAVSTVEFYRGATLIGSDNNPPYSVTWSSAVAGNHVLTAKATYTGGGVTSSGVTIAVADVDPAGDPDGDGFTTGLELALGTNPNSSASQPSSLYANLRAWWKLDESSGTNADDTTGRLQDGTVSGAAWSSGTFGNALSFDGVDDGVFVGTSAAVLGSGNFSLAAWVKVTPGSPVGTVIQQRDPGASGHLGEYMVNVNANGTVNFFVYNNDVYQFNLTTTAAVNDGQWHHVVALRDGTSGKIFIDGVESASGSGTIQALLSRSVSIGYDHRDSNKRFTGMIDDVRIYERALSPGELDTLSPNRAPIFTADPVVKSDAAEDGAYAGSLSGDVANPDSGETLTFSKVTGPAWLSVAADGTLSGTPGNGDVGPNSFTIRVEDGAGLADDAALSIAVTNTNDAPVFAADPIAGSNATEDAAYSGSLSGTASDVDAGDTLSYSKVSGPAWLTVASNGTLGGTPGNDDVGANSFTVRVTDGGLTDDAVLNIAVANVNDAPGFTADPIAGAAATEDQAYAGSLSATANDIDTSDTLTFSKVSGPSWLTVTANGALSGTPSNAEVGANAFTVRVTDGAGAYDEAALNISVANVNDAPVLTLDPITREAGAEQVAYAGTSLAGAAVDGDAGDSVTYSKFSGPGWLTVAASGALSGTPPAGTAGSNVFIVRATDVLGAYDEATLTIDIVGPSLPLPWDESDVGSGIAAGSSSHSAGIYTVSGAGALGNSFLGSRNDAFRFVWQTLSGDGEITARINALQATGTSSRVGVMIRDTLASNSRHVFMGMTDDNDYRWVRRTSNNGNTSTTSSSTSTVPSTWVRLVRVGNTITAYKSSNGSSWTQVGSVSASLPANCYVGLVVASGTSGGLNTSQFSNVSVTP from the coding sequence ATGAAAACCCGTCAGATCCTTCTGCTCAGCGCTGCGTCGCTCGGCATCATCACGGCCATCACGTTGTGGCCGAACTCCGCACCGCCGATTGCGGTGCCGGTTTCTCAAAGCGCCCCAAGTCGTCCGGCCAAGGACGCTTCCGCCTCCACCGTCGCCGCTGCCACTCCGGAAGCCGGTTCGCCGGTCGAGGAAACGGCGGGCGAGGTTTCGCCGGACTTCGGTGCCTGGGCGCGGGAGACTCCGCCGGAGCCGGACTTCGCGAAGATCGAGGCCTTCGACGGCTGGGTGGCGCGCTGGAAGACCGCGACCCCGGACGAGCGTGCGGCGATGGCGAAGGAAGGCGCGCAACTCGCGGCCGGGCGTCGTCCCGAGTTCAAGGCGCTCATTGCGTCGGACCCGCGGCTGGCCTTGGAGAAGGCGGTGCCGCGCGTGGTGCGGCAGGATTTGCCGCAGGAGATCGTGGCGCAGTTGGAAAGCCCGGTATCCTCCGCGGGCACTCTCAATGTCTATCAGGGCCGGCCGGCCGACGGCATGGAACTGCGGGGCGACCAGCTCACGGTGCGTTATTTCGAGACCGGTGGTGTGAGCTACAAGGCGCGGGTCTTCGGCCAGCTCGAGCACGTCACCTCGCGGAAGGACGTCCCGCTGCAAGGCGTGGCGGTCGATCGCGAGATGGCGATCGCGGAGAATGCCGTGCGGCCTCTGGAATTGGGCGAGCGCATTCCGGCCGGCACCGTGGTCGAGGAAACCTGCCCGGTTTCCGGCGAGACCACCGAGGCGGTATCTACGGGCGAGGCGGTGACCGATGAAACGCCGACGGTGGAAGTCGCCGGTCGCGTCATCACGCTGTGCAATGGCTCCCACGTCACGGTGTTGGAAGAGGAGTTTCGCACGTGGATCCAGGCGAGTGGCCCCGGCGGCGCGGGCTTCTTCGTCGATAACTTCCCCGGCACCTCATCACGGGCGATCGGCAATCTCCGCTGCCTCTACATCCGCGTTACCTACCCGGAGCAGATCTCAGCACCGAATACCGAGGAAGAGGCCCACAGCGACATGCGGAATACCGCGCGCTACTTCTTGGAAAACTCTTACGGCAAGATGACCACGACCACCACGGTCACCTCGCTGGTCACGCTGCCGCACACGATGGCGTGGTACAAGGCGAAGGACAGCGAGGTGGATGGCCTCGGCCTGATTCATAACGAGTCGCGCAGTGAAGCCCGTAAGCTGGGCTACGACTCGAACCAATACGACTGCACCATCGTCCGCATCAATGGCGGGCCACGCCTAGAAGGCATCTCATGGGGCGGTGGCTCCAGCGTCTGGATCACCTGGGGCGGCATGGACGTGCTCAACCACGAGTGCGGCCACTCGCTCGGACGCAACCACGCGAACTACTGGACCACCACCGACGGCACCGCCTACGGGAACGGCAGCAATCAAGAGTATGGCAACTCCTTCGACGTGATGGGTGGCGGCGGCGGCTTCAGCGCGCATTACAATACCATCAGCAAGCGCGCGCTTGGCTGGCTGCCGGCCGAGTATGTGCACACGCCGAAGACCAATGGCGTCTATCGCATCCACGCTTACGATCAGCCGCAGCTTGAGGAAGGGAAGCGCTATGCGCTCACGGTGGCGAAGGACAGCATCCGCCAGTATAACATCGAGTTCCACCCGGCACGCGGCGGGTTGCTCGCGGACTCGGCACTCGTTCTCTACAGCGGCATGGGCAGCAATGCCGGCCACTTGCTCGATACCACGCCGGGCAGTGCGGGTGGGAAGGGCGATGGCGGGATTGCGATCGGCCGCACCTACTCCGACCTCGAGGCGGACATGCACTTCACGGTGCTCGGGAAGAACGCGAGCTCGCCGCCTTCGCTGGATGTCGCCTATTTCCGCGGGCCATTCCCCGGCAACAATGCCCCGACGCTTGCTCTCAATGCCAGCGCCACCACCATCGCCGCCGGTGGCAGTGTGACCTTCACCGCGACTGCAGCCGATGCGGATGGCGACGCGCTCGCGTATCACTGGGACTTCGATGACGGTGCCACGGCGTCTAACAGCGCGGTGGTGACCCGCACCTTCGCGACGGCCGCGCAAGTGACCGCGATGCTGACCGTCTCCGACCTCAAGGGCGGCACCGCGCGCCGTCATATGGTGATCAACGTGGGCAGCCACGGCAAGCAGACGGTGACCGGTGCGGTGACATGGAATGCCCAGGCGCTGCAAGGGGTACGCGTCTCCAATGGAACGAAATACGCCTTCACGGATGCGAGCGGGAACTACTCGCTGTCGGGCCTCAACACCGGTGCGAACACGCTGACGGCCACCTTGAATGGCTACACCTTCACGCCTTCCTTCACCAATCCGCTCGGTGTTGTCGCAGGGACCAACACCGCCAACTGGACCGCGGGGAACTCGACCTTTGTCACGCTGGCCAAGACCGCCGACCCGGTCGAAGGCGGGGCAAATGGCACCTTCACGCTGACTCGCACCGGCGACACCAGCGCCGATCTGATCGTCCGCGTCTCGCCAACGGGCGGCACTGCGGCGAAGACCACCGACTACACCTTCACGCCGGATCATGCGACTGATGGCAGCTATCGTACTTTCACGATTCCGGCCGGTCAGGCATCGCTCGCGGTCGCCGTGGCGGCGGTCAATGACACCGCCCAGGAAGGGCCGGAGACGATCACGCTCCAGCTTGCATCGACCGGCGAGTATCTCTCGAACGCCGGGAATTCCATGGTGATGACGGTCGGCGACAACGACACCACCTTGCCGCAGGTCGCCGTCGTATCGAACGATCCCTATGCCACCGAGGCCTCCGCTGATGCTGGCAGCTTCACCTTCACCCGCACCGGCTCCACGGCTGCGGCGTTGAATGTTTCCGTCGCTTGGACTGGCACGGCCACCAATGGGGCCGACGTCACCACCTTGCCCGCGACGGTCACGATCCCGTCGGGTCAAGCGAGCTACACCCTCGCGGTGAGCCCGCTTAATGACAGCGCGATCGAGATTCCTGAGACGGTGATCGCCACGGTCAACACCAGCGCCGCCTACGTTCGCGACGGCGGATTGCAGACGGCGACCGTCACGCTCAGCGATGACGACACGCCGGTGGTCACGGTCAGTCTGCCGGATGCATCGGCGTCGGAAGCCGGTCCGGACTCGGGTCTCTTCCTCATCCACCGCACCGGTAGCACTGCGGCGGCGCTGAAGGTTTACTACGGGGTTCATGGTACTGCGCTGCACGGCACTGACTACGGCGCGCTGAATGGCGAGGTGATCATCCCCGCCGGTGCGACCAGCGCGCCGGTGGTGATTGCTCCCTACAACGATGACCTTGGCGAACCGGCGGAAAGCGTCGTGCTCGCGGTGACGACCTTTAACAATGGCTACAGCCTCGGCTCGGCCTTCCAGGGCACGGTGACGATTGCCGACAATGCCGACGTCCCAGTGATCAGCCTGCGCGCCGGCACGGTGGGTGCCGAGGGCGGCTCGAATCCGACGGTGGTCTTCCGTGCGGTTGGCAGCGGCGGGGGCAATGTTACGGTGAACTACACCGTCAGCGGCACCGCGACTTCCGGCAGCGATTTCACCGCGCTGTCCGGCAGCGTTTCGATCCCCGCGACGGGCACGAACGATGTCACTGTCAGCATCCCGGTGACCAACGACACGACGGCGGAATCCACCGAGACCGTCGTCGTCACGATCACGCCGAATGCGGCCTACAAGATCTACAACAGTGCTTCGGCCGAGGCGATCATCCGCGACAATGACAGCGGCGGAGATCGGGTGATGGTCTCGACCGCGAATCAATCGCCGGCCGAGTCCGGGGCCACCGGCCAGTTCTACTTCTCCCGCACCGGCACGACCGGGGCTCTGACCGTGAACTACGCCGTCTCCGGCACCGCGACCAATGGCACCGACTACGCCAGCCTGCCTGGCACGGTGATCATTCCCGATGGCGCGACCGGCATGGACCTGCTGCTCACGCCGACCGATGACGCCGCTGTGGAAGGCACCGAGACGGTGACCTTGACCGTGCTGCCCGGCACCGGCTACGGCCCGGATCGCCCGGCGTCCGCAACCTATCTGATCGCCGATAGCGAAAGCCCCGCGATCAGCGTCGGTTTCCAAGCCGCCACGGTGACCGTGAGTGAGGCTGATGCCGGTGGCGAATACCGCAACATCCCGGTGACGCTTTCCGCGGCCTCCACCGACACCGTGACCGTGGACTACACCGCGAATGGCGGCAGCGCCGAGGGAGATGATGTTGACTGGGCATTCGTCACGCCCGGCAATGTCCCGATCCCCGGTGGCACGCTGACCTTCGCGCCCGGCGTGACCTCGCAGAACCTCCGCATCCGCATCAAGAACGACGGGGTGATGGAGCCGGTGGAGACTGCCACGCTGGAATTGCGCGCGCCGCGTTTCGCCTCTCTCTCGTCCGGCACGGCGAAGCAATCGCTGCTGATCTTCGACGATGCGCCGTCGGCCCTCGTGCTCGAGGAGCGCTGGAGCGGCGGCACGGTTTACACCAACCAGTCGTGGAGCACCAACACGCCGAACTATGCCGGCGTGCTCTACTCCTTCACGCCGGGCCAAGATGTAGCCGACAGCTACTCGCGCCGGCTGGTCGGCCAGATCGTCGCGCCGGTGAGTGGCACCTACAAGTTCTGGATCGCGTCGGACGATGCGTCGCGGCTCTACCTGAGCACCACCTCATCGGCGGCGCAGAAGGCGCAGATCGCCAGCGTTTCCGGCTACACCAACTTCCAGGCATGGGACGCCAATGCCTCGCAGGCTTCCGCGAACATCACTCTGACCGCCGGCCAATCGTATTACATGGAAGTTCAGCACCAGGAGGGTGGGGGAGGCGACCACGTCTCGGTGGCGTGGCAGGGTCCGAATTTCACCCGCACCCCGATCACGCTGGCGACTCCGCAGAGCACTGCTCCGCGGTTTGTCCGGCTGGCCTCGGCGGCGACGACCCGCAGTGAAGCCGACGGCAGCGAGCCCTTGCTGATGGTCCTGCTGGATCGTCCCGCGGGAAGTACGCCGGTCACCGTAAATTACACGGTCGGCGGGACCGCTACCGCGGGAAGCGACTATACGCTGGCTCCCGGCACGCTGACCTTCGCGGCGGGCGAGCAGGTGAAAACGCTGCCGCTTTCGATCCTGGCCGATGCGATCGGCGAGTCGCCAGAAGCGATCGTGGTTTCGCTCTCAAATCCCTCGGGAGCGCAGCTCACCTCGCCCTCGACGCATGTCATCACCTTGCGCGATACGGATGTGCCTACGGTGGAGGCGCTCTTCGCCACCGCCACTTCGGCAATGAGTTCCGGCACGGTGATCGGCACTTCCACTGCGACCCCGGCTTCCGGCCGCAGCATCACCGGCTGGGCCATCGTCGCGGGCAACACGGGAAATGCCTTCGCCATCAATGCCTCCGGCCAGGTGTCACTGGTCACTCCCGCCGCCTTGCCGAATCCCGGCGGGGTCCAACTCGTGGTGCGCGCCTTCGACAATGCCGGTTCGTCCGGTGATGGCGTGGTCAACGTGATCTGCAATGCCCCGGCCAACAAGGTGGTGGAGCAACGCTGGAACGGCGGCTCCGCTTACGACAGCGAGGACTGGACCGGCACCCCGGCCTTTACCGGCACGCTGGCCAATTTCACCACTGGTCAGAACGTGGCCGACAACTACTCGCGCCGCCTCACCGGCTATCTCAAGCCCGCAACCACCGGCGACTACACCTTCTGGATCGCCGGTGACGACGATTGCCGCCTCTATCTCAGCAGCAACGGCTCGCATTCTAACAAGACCGAGATCGCTAGCGTCGATGGTTGGACGAACTTCCAGGCGTGGGATTCGCAGGCCGTGCAGAAGTCAGCGGTGATCCCTCTGGTGGCGGGCAAGGTCTACTGGCTCGAAGCGCATCACAAGGAAGGGGGCGGCGGCGACCATGTGTCCGTCGCGTGGCAAGGCCCGGGCATCAGCCGCCAGGCCATTCCGGCGGGCGTGATGTTCCCGAATGTCGCCGGCGTGAACTTCGAGAACCCGCCGGTACCGCCGAGCATCGCGCTTACTTCGCCGGCGAATGGCGCGGAGTTCGACTCGGGCGACGCGGTTACCCTTGATGCCGCGGTTGCCGGTGGTTCGCTGGCCGTGAGCACCGTCGAGTTCTATCGCGGTGCCACCTTGATCGGCTCCGACAACAACCCGCCGTACAGCGTGACGTGGTCGAGCGCGGTCGCCGGCAATCATGTGCTGACCGCGAAGGCGACTTACACCGGGGGCGGTGTGACGTCCTCCGGGGTGACGATCGCGGTCGCGGATGTCGATCCCGCCGGTGATCCGGATGGCGATGGCTTCACCACCGGGCTCGAGCTGGCGCTGGGCACCAATCCGAATTCCTCTGCTTCGCAGCCATCGTCGCTCTATGCGAACCTCCGCGCGTGGTGGAAGCTCGATGAAAGCAGCGGCACCAATGCCGACGACACAACCGGACGCCTGCAAGACGGCACCGTAAGCGGTGCGGCGTGGAGCAGCGGCACATTTGGCAATGCGCTGTCCTTCGACGGCGTGGATGACGGCGTGTTCGTCGGCACTTCCGCGGCGGTGCTTGGCAGCGGCAATTTCTCGCTGGCCGCATGGGTGAAAGTGACTCCGGGCTCGCCAGTCGGCACGGTGATCCAGCAGCGCGATCCCGGTGCCTCCGGTCATCTGGGCGAATACATGGTCAACGTGAACGCCAACGGCACGGTGAACTTCTTCGTCTATAACAACGATGTCTATCAGTTCAACCTGACCACGACCGCCGCCGTGAACGACGGCCAATGGCATCACGTCGTTGCCCTGCGCGACGGAACGAGCGGGAAGATCTTCATCGATGGCGTGGAGTCCGCCTCCGGTAGCGGCACGATCCAGGCCCTGCTCTCGCGCTCGGTGTCCATCGGCTACGACCATCGCGACAGCAACAAGCGCTTCACCGGCATGATAGACGATGTGCGCATCTACGAGCGCGCACTCTCGCCGGGCGAACTCGACACGCTGTCGCCGAATCGCGCCCCGATATTCACGGCCGATCCCGTGGTAAAGTCCGACGCTGCCGAGGACGGTGCTTACGCCGGCAGTCTCTCCGGAGATGTTGCCAATCCGGATTCCGGCGAGACGCTCACCTTTTCAAAGGTCACCGGCCCGGCATGGCTGAGCGTTGCCGCCGATGGCACGCTCTCCGGCACTCCGGGCAACGGCGACGTCGGTCCGAACAGCTTCACCATCCGCGTGGAGGACGGTGCGGGGCTTGCAGACGATGCGGCCTTGTCGATCGCCGTGACGAACACCAACGACGCGCCGGTCTTCGCCGCCGATCCGATAGCAGGCAGCAACGCCACCGAGGACGCCGCCTATTCCGGCAGCCTCTCCGGTACCGCGAGCGACGTGGATGCCGGTGACACGCTGAGCTACTCCAAGGTCAGCGGTCCTGCCTGGCTCACGGTCGCTTCTAACGGAACGCTCGGAGGCACTCCTGGCAACGACGACGTCGGAGCGAATAGCTTCACGGTCCGCGTTACCGACGGCGGCCTGACCGATGATGCCGTGCTCAATATCGCCGTGGCCAATGTGAACGATGCGCCGGGCTTCACGGCCGACCCGATCGCTGGAGCCGCGGCCACGGAAGACCAAGCCTATGCCGGCAGTCTATCGGCAACGGCCAATGACATCGATACCAGCGACACGCTGACATTCTCGAAGGTGTCCGGTCCGTCCTGGCTCACGGTGACCGCCAATGGCGCGCTGTCTGGAACTCCGTCAAATGCGGAGGTGGGTGCGAATGCCTTCACCGTCCGTGTGACCGATGGGGCAGGGGCATATGACGAAGCGGCGCTCAATATCAGCGTGGCGAATGTCAACGACGCGCCGGTCCTCACCCTCGACCCGATCACGCGGGAAGCGGGTGCCGAGCAGGTCGCCTATGCGGGCACCAGCTTGGCTGGAGCTGCCGTCGATGGGGATGCAGGGGATTCGGTCACCTACTCGAAGTTCTCGGGTCCGGGATGGCTCACGGTGGCGGCCAGTGGCGCACTTTCCGGCACACCGCCGGCGGGCACCGCGGGCAGCAATGTCTTCATCGTGCGCGCCACGGATGTCCTGGGAGCCTACGACGAGGCCACACTGACGATCGACATCGTCGGACCGTCGCTGCCCTTGCCATGGGATGAAAGCGATGTCGGCTCGGGCATCGCCGCCGGCTCGTCCAGCCATTCGGCCGGGATCTATACCGTCTCCGGCGCGGGTGCCCTCGGCAATAGCTTCCTCGGCAGTCGCAACGACGCCTTCCGCTTCGTCTGGCAGACGCTCAGCGGCGACGGCGAGATCACCGCCCGTATCAATGCGCTGCAGGCCACCGGAACCTCGTCACGCGTCGGCGTGATGATCCGCGACACCCTCGCGTCGAATTCCCGGCATGTCTTCATGGGCATGACCGACGACAACGACTACCGCTGGGTCCGCCGCACCAGCAACAATGGCAATACGTCGACCACCAGCAGCAGCACGAGTACGGTGCCGAGTACCTGGGTGCGGCTGGTCCGCGTGGGCAACACCATCACCGCCTACAAGAGCAGCAATGGCAGCTCGTGGACCCAAGTCGGGAGCGTCAGTGCGAGTCTCCCGGCGAATTGCTACGTCGGCCTGGTGGTGGCCAGCGGCACCAGCGGCGG